From the Lampris incognitus isolate fLamInc1 chromosome 6, fLamInc1.hap2, whole genome shotgun sequence genome, one window contains:
- the ctsh gene encoding pro-cathepsin H — MKTALVLFFAAATCSAARDRGEDEVLFKSWMSQHNKVYEPEEYRRRLQIFAENKRRVDRHNEGNHTFTMGLNQFSDMTFSEFKRTSLLNEPQNCSATKGNHVSSNGPYPDSIDWREKGHFVTDVKNQGPCGSCWTFSTTGCLESVTAIATGKLPQLSEQQLVDCAQAFNNHGCKGGLPSQGFEYIKYNKGLMTEDDYPYTAMDGACKYKPELAAVFVKEVVNITAYDEMGMVDAVARRNPVSFGYEVTSDFMHYRQGVYTSTTCHNTTDKVNHAVLAVGYGEENNRPYWIVKNSWGTGWGMKGYFFIERGKNMCGLAACSSFPVV, encoded by the exons ATGAAGACCGCGCTCGTGCTGTTTTTCGCGGCGGCCACTTGTTCCGCCGCGCGTGACCGCGGCGAAG ACGAGGTCCTCTTCAAGTCATGGATGTCGCAA CACAACAAAGTGTACGAGCCGGAGGAGTATCGCCGAAGACTCCAGATATTCGCGGAGAACAAGAGGAGAGTTGACAGACACAACGAGGGGAATCACACGTTCACGA TGGGGCTGAATCAGTTCTCTGACATGACTTTCAGCGAATTCAAAAGAACGTCGCTCCTCAACGAGCCGCAG AACTGTTCTGCTACAAAAGGGAACCATGTCAGCAGCAACGGGCCATACCCAGACTCCATCGACTGGAGAGAGAAAGGACATTTTGTGACAGACGTGAAGAATCAG GGACCTTGCGGTAGTTGCTGGACATTTTCCACCACTGGCTGTCTGGAGTCTGTTACTGCCATCGCCACCGGGAAACTCCCACAGCTG TCGGAGCAACAGCTGGTGGACTGTGCACAGGCCTTCAACAATCACGGCTGCAAAGG TGGTCTTCCCAGTCAAGGATTTGAGTACATCAAGTACAATAAGGGGCTTATGACGGAGGACGATTACCCATACACGGCTATG GACGGCGCTTGCAAGTATAAACCCGAATTAGCGGCTGTTTTTGTGAAGGAAGTGGTCAACATAACGGCG TACGATGAAATGGGCatggtggacgccgtcgccaggcGGAATCCCGTCAGCTTTGGCTACGAGGTGACCTCTGATTTCATGCATTACCGTCAGGGTGTGTACAccag CACCACGTGTCACAACACCACTGACAAAGTGAACCACGCTGTACTGGCTGTGGGGTATGGGGAGGAGAACAACAGGCCTTACTGGATAGTGAAGAACTCGTGGGGAACCGGCTGGGGAATGAAGGG ATATTTCTTCATCGAACGTGGGAAAAACATGTGTGGGCTAGCCGCCTGCTCGTCTTTTCCCGTGGTGTGA
- the rasgrf1 gene encoding ras-specific guanine nucleotide-releasing factor 1 isoform X2: protein MQKGIRLNDGHVTYLGLLAKKDGARRGCLSKKSSDTTKWHTKWFALLQNVLFYFENESSSRPSGLYLLEGSVCDRAPSPKPSLSAKEGLEKQYYFTVSFTHENQKALELRTEDVKDCDEWVAAISHASYRNLATEHESLMQKYLHLLQIVETEKTVAKQLRQQIEDGEIEIERLKSEIAGLLKDNEKIQPDATAPPSDDDSEIKKIKKVQSFLRGWICRRKWKTIIQDYIRSPHAESMRKRNQVVFSMVDSEAEYVQQLHILVNNFLRPLRMAASSKKPPITHDDVSSIFLNSETIMFLHQIFYQGLKARIASWPTLVLADLFDILLPMLNIYQEFVRNHQYSLQILAHCKQNRDFDKLLKQYEAKPDCEERTLETFLTYPMFQIPRYILTLHELLAHTPHEHVERNSLDYAKSKLEELSRIMHDEVSETENIRKNLAIERMIVEGCEILLDTSQTFVRQGSLIQVPMSEKGKITRGRLGSLSLKKEGERQCFLFSKHLIICTRGSGGKLHLTKNGVVSLIDCTLMEDPEGTDDESKSDKGGQDMEHLDFKIVAEPKDSQSFTVILVASSRQEKSAWTSDISQCIDNIRCNGLMMNAFEDNSKVTVPQMIKSDSSLYCDDVDIRFSKMMNSCKVLQIRYASVERLLERLTDLRFLSIDFLNTFLHSYRVFTSADVVLDKLITIYKKPISAIPARSLELFFASSQNNKLLYGEPPKSPRASRKFSSPPPLAIAKNTSPNRRRKLSLNIPIITGGKALDLAALSCSSNGYASMYSSMSPFSKTSLDIHKLYVSSSITSKIPDEGEGKADKLEETPVCKQDLSVREESDNDQNQSDDADPESSPTKSPTTPKNIKCTNSSEFSLFSYNNGMVMSSCRELDNNRSALSAASAFAIATAGANEGTPTKEKYRRMSLASTGFPTDQRNGDKEFVIRRAATNRVLNVLRHWVSKHSPDFDSNNELKSKVIAFLEEVMHDPELLTQERKAAANIIRTLTQEDHSDNQISLEEVIQMAEGGKAEPFENHSALEIAEQLTLLDHLVFKVIPYEEFFGQGWMKNDKSERTPYIMKTTKHFNDISNLIAMEILRCDDTATRVAAIEKWVAVADICRCLHNYNAVLEITSSLNRSSVFRLKKTWLKVSKQTKAVIDKLQKLVSSEGRFKNLREALKNCDPPCVPYLGMYLTDLAFIEEGTPNYTEDNLVNFSKMRMISHIIREIRQFQQTAYKIDHQPKAAQYLLDKSSALDEESMYEASLRIEPKVAN from the exons TACTATTTTACCGTCAGCTTCACTCACGAAAACCAGAAGGCCCTCGAGCTGCGCACGGAGGACGTCAAGGACTGCGACGAATGGGTGGCCGCCATTTCCCATGCCAG TTACAGAAACTTGGCGACTGAGCATGAGTCGCTCATGCAGAAGTATCTTCACCTACTTCAGATTGTGGAGACAGAGAAAACGGTTGCCAAGCAACTTCGACAACAGATAGAAGATGGGGAAATAGAGATCGAAAGGCTTAAGTCAGAG ATTGCTGGACTGCTCAAAGACAATGAAAAGATCCAGCCCGACGCTACGGCGCCCCCCAGCGACGACGACTCGGAGATCAAGAAGATCAAAAAA GTCCAGAGCTTCCTGCGAGGCTGGATCTGCAGGAGGAAATGGAAGACCATCATCCAGGACTACATCCGCTCGCCGCATGCAGAGAGCATGAGGAAACGGAACCAGGTGGTGTTCAGCATGGTCGATTCGGAGGCCGAGTACGTCCAGCAGCTTCACATCCTGGTGAACAACTTCCTGAGGCCACTGCGCATGGCGGCCAGCTCTAAGAAGCCCCCCATCACCCACGACGACGTCAGCAGCATATTCCTCAACAG tGAAACTATCATGTTTCTACACCAGATATTTTATCAGGGCCTAAAAGCGAGAATAGCAAGCTGGCCAACGCTGGTGTTGG CGGACCTCTTTGACATCTTGTTGCCCATGTTGAACATCTACCAAGAGTTTGTGAGGAACCACCAGTACAGCTTGCAGATCTTGGCCCACTGCAAACAGAACCGGGACTTCGACAAGCTGCTGAAGCAGTACGAGGCCAAACCCGACTGTGAAGAGAGAACCCTGGAGACGTTCCTCACCTACCCCATGTTCCAG ATCCCCCGCTACATTCTTACTCTCCATGAGCTGTTGGCCCACACACCCCACGAACATGTAGAGAGAAACAGTCTGGATTATGCCAAGTCGAAGCTGGAGGAGCTCTCCAG AATCATGCACGATGAGGTGAGCGAGACGGAGAACATCAGGAAGAACCTGGCCATAGAGCGCATGATCGTAGAAGGTTGTGAGATACTCCTTGACACCAGCCAAACGTTTGTAAGACAAG GGTCTCTCATCCAGGTCCCGATGAGTGAAAAGGGCAAGATCACCCGTGGGCGACTGGGCTCTCTGTCTCTGAAGAAGGAGGGGGAAAGGCAGTGTTTCCTCTTCTCCAAGCATCTGATCATCTGCACCAGGGGTTCTGGGGGAAAGCTTCATCTCACCAAG AATGGAGTGGTCTCCCTCATAGACTGCACTCTCATGGAGGACCCGGAGGGGACAGATGACGAGT CCAAATCAGACAAGGGCGGCCAGGACATGGAGCATCTGGACTTCAAGATAGTGGCAGAGCCTAAAGACAGCCAGTCATTCACCGTCATCCTTGTGGCCTCCTCCAGGCAGGAGAAGTCCGCTTGGACCAGTGACATCAGCCAG TGCATAGACAACATCCGCTGCAATGGGCTCATGATGAATGCCTTCGAGGACAACTCCAAGGTCACTGTGCCGCAGATGATTAA GTCAGACTCGAGCCTGTACTGCGATGATGTGGACATCCGCTTCAGCAAGATGATGAACTCCTGCAAGGTGCTGCAGATCCGCTACGCCAGCGTGGAGCGCCTGTTGGAGAGGCTGACTGACCTCCGTTTCCTCTCCATCGACTTCCTCAACACCTTCCTGCACTCCTATCGGGTGTTCACCAGCGCCGACGTGGTGCTCGACAAGCTCATCACCATCTACAAGAAGCCAATCAGTGCCATTCCTGCTCG GTCCCTGGAGTTGTTCTTTGCCAGTAGTCAGAACAATAAACTCCTATATGGAGAGCCTCCCAAGTCCCCCAGGGCCAGTCGAAagttctcctcccctcctcccttgGCCATTGCCAAAAATACATCCCCAAACCGCCGGCGTAAGCTCTCCCTCAACATCCCCATCATTACTGGTGGAAAAGCTCTCGACTTGGCTGCCCTGAGCTGCTCCTCTAATGGCTATGCAAGCATGTACTCCTCCATGTCCCCATTCAGCAAGACCTCCCTGGACATCCACAAACTCTACGTGTCCAGCTCTATCACCAGCAAAATCCCAGATGAGGGGGAAGGCAAAGCAGACAAGCTAGAGGAAACTCCTGTGTGCAAACAAG atctctcTGTACGGGAAGAAAGCGACAATGACCAAAACCAGAGTGACGACGCAGACCCGGAAAGCTCTCCCACCAAGTCACCCACCACCCCCAAAAACATCAAGTGCACAAACTCCTCAG AGTTTTCACTGTTCTCCTACAACAACGGCATGGTGATGTCGTCCTGTCGAGAGCTGGACAACAATCGCAGCGCACTGTCTGCAGCCTCCGCCTTTGCCATAGCTACAGCAGGAGCCAACGAGGGCACACCTACCAAGGAAAAGTATCGACGCATGTCCCTCGCCAGCACAG GCTTCCCGACAGATCAGAGAAATGGAGACAAGGAGTTTGTCATCAGAAGGGCAGCGACCAACAGGGTCCTGAATGTCCTGAGACACTGGGTGTCCAAACACTCTCCG GACTTTGACAGTAACAATGAGCTAAAGTCAAAGGTTATTGCCTTCTTGGAGGAAGTGATGCATGACCCTGAGCTCTTAACCCAGGAGAGGAAGGCCGCAGCCAATATCATTAG GACTCTCACTCAGGAAGACCACAGTGACAATCAGATCAGCCTCGAAGAGGTGATACAGATG GCAGAGGGAGGCAAGGCTGAGCCCTTCGAGAACCACTCCGCTCTGGAGATCGCGGAGCAGCTGACCCTGCTGGACCACCTGGTCTTTAAGGTCATCCCGTACGA AGAGTTCTTCGGACAaggctggatgaagaacgacaaaaGTGAAAGGACGCCGTATATCATGAAAACGACAAAGCATTTCAACGAC ATAAGCAACCTAATTGCCATGGAAATCCTGCGCTGTGATGACACGGCCACACGGGTGGCGGCCATCGAGAAATGGGTGGCCGTGGCCGACATCTGCCGCTGCCTCCATAACTACAACGCCGTGCTGGAGATCACCTCCTCCCTCAACCGGAGCTCCGTCTTCCGCCTAAAGAAGACTTGGCTCAAAGTCTCCAAGCAG ACAAAAGCGGTCATCGACAAGCTACAGAAGTTGGTCTCATCGGAGGGGAGGTTCAAAAACCTGAGAGAAGCTTTGAAGAA CTGTGATCCTCCCTGTGTGCCATATCTGGGGATGTACCTTACTGATCTGGCTTTCATTGAGGAGGGCACACCGAactacacagaggacaacttggTTAACTTCTCAAAAATGAGGATG ATTTCCCACATCATCAGGGAAATCCGACAATTCCAGCAAACAGCCTACAAGATTGACCATCAGCCAAAG GCGGCCCAGTATCTGCTTGACAAGAGTTCTGCACTGGATGAGGAGAGCATGTATGAAGCCTCGCTCAGAATCGAGCCTAAAGTGGCCAACTGA
- the rasgrf1 gene encoding ras-specific guanine nucleotide-releasing factor 1 isoform X1, whose translation MQKGIRLNDGHVTYLGLLAKKDGARRGCLSKKSSDTTKWHTKWFALLQNVLFYFENESSSRPSGLYLLEGSVCDRAPSPKPSLSAKEGLEKQYYFTVSFTHENQKALELRTEDVKDCDEWVAAISHASYRNLATEHESLMQKYLHLLQIVETEKTVAKQLRQQIEDGEIEIERLKSEIAGLLKDNEKIQPDATAPPSDDDSEIKKIKKVQSFLRGWICRRKWKTIIQDYIRSPHAESMRKRNQVVFSMVDSEAEYVQQLHILVNNFLRPLRMAASSKKPPITHDDVSSIFLNSETIMFLHQIFYQGLKARIASWPTLVLADLFDILLPMLNIYQEFVRNHQYSLQILAHCKQNRDFDKLLKQYEAKPDCEERTLETFLTYPMFQIPRYILTLHELLAHTPHEHVERNSLDYAKSKLEELSRIMHDEVSETENIRKNLAIERMIVEGCEILLDTSQTFVRQGSLIQVPMSEKGKITRGRLGSLSLKKEGERQCFLFSKHLIICTRGSGGKLHLTKSTKYILLCCQNGVVSLIDCTLMEDPEGTDDESKSDKGGQDMEHLDFKIVAEPKDSQSFTVILVASSRQEKSAWTSDISQCIDNIRCNGLMMNAFEDNSKVTVPQMIKSDSSLYCDDVDIRFSKMMNSCKVLQIRYASVERLLERLTDLRFLSIDFLNTFLHSYRVFTSADVVLDKLITIYKKPISAIPARSLELFFASSQNNKLLYGEPPKSPRASRKFSSPPPLAIAKNTSPNRRRKLSLNIPIITGGKALDLAALSCSSNGYASMYSSMSPFSKTSLDIHKLYVSSSITSKIPDEGEGKADKLEETPVCKQDLSVREESDNDQNQSDDADPESSPTKSPTTPKNIKCTNSSEFSLFSYNNGMVMSSCRELDNNRSALSAASAFAIATAGANEGTPTKEKYRRMSLASTGFPTDQRNGDKEFVIRRAATNRVLNVLRHWVSKHSPDFDSNNELKSKVIAFLEEVMHDPELLTQERKAAANIIRTLTQEDHSDNQISLEEVIQMAEGGKAEPFENHSALEIAEQLTLLDHLVFKVIPYEEFFGQGWMKNDKSERTPYIMKTTKHFNDISNLIAMEILRCDDTATRVAAIEKWVAVADICRCLHNYNAVLEITSSLNRSSVFRLKKTWLKVSKQTKAVIDKLQKLVSSEGRFKNLREALKNCDPPCVPYLGMYLTDLAFIEEGTPNYTEDNLVNFSKMRMISHIIREIRQFQQTAYKIDHQPKAAQYLLDKSSALDEESMYEASLRIEPKVAN comes from the exons TACTATTTTACCGTCAGCTTCACTCACGAAAACCAGAAGGCCCTCGAGCTGCGCACGGAGGACGTCAAGGACTGCGACGAATGGGTGGCCGCCATTTCCCATGCCAG TTACAGAAACTTGGCGACTGAGCATGAGTCGCTCATGCAGAAGTATCTTCACCTACTTCAGATTGTGGAGACAGAGAAAACGGTTGCCAAGCAACTTCGACAACAGATAGAAGATGGGGAAATAGAGATCGAAAGGCTTAAGTCAGAG ATTGCTGGACTGCTCAAAGACAATGAAAAGATCCAGCCCGACGCTACGGCGCCCCCCAGCGACGACGACTCGGAGATCAAGAAGATCAAAAAA GTCCAGAGCTTCCTGCGAGGCTGGATCTGCAGGAGGAAATGGAAGACCATCATCCAGGACTACATCCGCTCGCCGCATGCAGAGAGCATGAGGAAACGGAACCAGGTGGTGTTCAGCATGGTCGATTCGGAGGCCGAGTACGTCCAGCAGCTTCACATCCTGGTGAACAACTTCCTGAGGCCACTGCGCATGGCGGCCAGCTCTAAGAAGCCCCCCATCACCCACGACGACGTCAGCAGCATATTCCTCAACAG tGAAACTATCATGTTTCTACACCAGATATTTTATCAGGGCCTAAAAGCGAGAATAGCAAGCTGGCCAACGCTGGTGTTGG CGGACCTCTTTGACATCTTGTTGCCCATGTTGAACATCTACCAAGAGTTTGTGAGGAACCACCAGTACAGCTTGCAGATCTTGGCCCACTGCAAACAGAACCGGGACTTCGACAAGCTGCTGAAGCAGTACGAGGCCAAACCCGACTGTGAAGAGAGAACCCTGGAGACGTTCCTCACCTACCCCATGTTCCAG ATCCCCCGCTACATTCTTACTCTCCATGAGCTGTTGGCCCACACACCCCACGAACATGTAGAGAGAAACAGTCTGGATTATGCCAAGTCGAAGCTGGAGGAGCTCTCCAG AATCATGCACGATGAGGTGAGCGAGACGGAGAACATCAGGAAGAACCTGGCCATAGAGCGCATGATCGTAGAAGGTTGTGAGATACTCCTTGACACCAGCCAAACGTTTGTAAGACAAG GGTCTCTCATCCAGGTCCCGATGAGTGAAAAGGGCAAGATCACCCGTGGGCGACTGGGCTCTCTGTCTCTGAAGAAGGAGGGGGAAAGGCAGTGTTTCCTCTTCTCCAAGCATCTGATCATCTGCACCAGGGGTTCTGGGGGAAAGCTTCATCTCACCAAG AGTACTAAATACATACTTTTATGTTGTCAGAATGGAGTGGTCTCCCTCATAGACTGCACTCTCATGGAGGACCCGGAGGGGACAGATGACGAGT CCAAATCAGACAAGGGCGGCCAGGACATGGAGCATCTGGACTTCAAGATAGTGGCAGAGCCTAAAGACAGCCAGTCATTCACCGTCATCCTTGTGGCCTCCTCCAGGCAGGAGAAGTCCGCTTGGACCAGTGACATCAGCCAG TGCATAGACAACATCCGCTGCAATGGGCTCATGATGAATGCCTTCGAGGACAACTCCAAGGTCACTGTGCCGCAGATGATTAA GTCAGACTCGAGCCTGTACTGCGATGATGTGGACATCCGCTTCAGCAAGATGATGAACTCCTGCAAGGTGCTGCAGATCCGCTACGCCAGCGTGGAGCGCCTGTTGGAGAGGCTGACTGACCTCCGTTTCCTCTCCATCGACTTCCTCAACACCTTCCTGCACTCCTATCGGGTGTTCACCAGCGCCGACGTGGTGCTCGACAAGCTCATCACCATCTACAAGAAGCCAATCAGTGCCATTCCTGCTCG GTCCCTGGAGTTGTTCTTTGCCAGTAGTCAGAACAATAAACTCCTATATGGAGAGCCTCCCAAGTCCCCCAGGGCCAGTCGAAagttctcctcccctcctcccttgGCCATTGCCAAAAATACATCCCCAAACCGCCGGCGTAAGCTCTCCCTCAACATCCCCATCATTACTGGTGGAAAAGCTCTCGACTTGGCTGCCCTGAGCTGCTCCTCTAATGGCTATGCAAGCATGTACTCCTCCATGTCCCCATTCAGCAAGACCTCCCTGGACATCCACAAACTCTACGTGTCCAGCTCTATCACCAGCAAAATCCCAGATGAGGGGGAAGGCAAAGCAGACAAGCTAGAGGAAACTCCTGTGTGCAAACAAG atctctcTGTACGGGAAGAAAGCGACAATGACCAAAACCAGAGTGACGACGCAGACCCGGAAAGCTCTCCCACCAAGTCACCCACCACCCCCAAAAACATCAAGTGCACAAACTCCTCAG AGTTTTCACTGTTCTCCTACAACAACGGCATGGTGATGTCGTCCTGTCGAGAGCTGGACAACAATCGCAGCGCACTGTCTGCAGCCTCCGCCTTTGCCATAGCTACAGCAGGAGCCAACGAGGGCACACCTACCAAGGAAAAGTATCGACGCATGTCCCTCGCCAGCACAG GCTTCCCGACAGATCAGAGAAATGGAGACAAGGAGTTTGTCATCAGAAGGGCAGCGACCAACAGGGTCCTGAATGTCCTGAGACACTGGGTGTCCAAACACTCTCCG GACTTTGACAGTAACAATGAGCTAAAGTCAAAGGTTATTGCCTTCTTGGAGGAAGTGATGCATGACCCTGAGCTCTTAACCCAGGAGAGGAAGGCCGCAGCCAATATCATTAG GACTCTCACTCAGGAAGACCACAGTGACAATCAGATCAGCCTCGAAGAGGTGATACAGATG GCAGAGGGAGGCAAGGCTGAGCCCTTCGAGAACCACTCCGCTCTGGAGATCGCGGAGCAGCTGACCCTGCTGGACCACCTGGTCTTTAAGGTCATCCCGTACGA AGAGTTCTTCGGACAaggctggatgaagaacgacaaaaGTGAAAGGACGCCGTATATCATGAAAACGACAAAGCATTTCAACGAC ATAAGCAACCTAATTGCCATGGAAATCCTGCGCTGTGATGACACGGCCACACGGGTGGCGGCCATCGAGAAATGGGTGGCCGTGGCCGACATCTGCCGCTGCCTCCATAACTACAACGCCGTGCTGGAGATCACCTCCTCCCTCAACCGGAGCTCCGTCTTCCGCCTAAAGAAGACTTGGCTCAAAGTCTCCAAGCAG ACAAAAGCGGTCATCGACAAGCTACAGAAGTTGGTCTCATCGGAGGGGAGGTTCAAAAACCTGAGAGAAGCTTTGAAGAA CTGTGATCCTCCCTGTGTGCCATATCTGGGGATGTACCTTACTGATCTGGCTTTCATTGAGGAGGGCACACCGAactacacagaggacaacttggTTAACTTCTCAAAAATGAGGATG ATTTCCCACATCATCAGGGAAATCCGACAATTCCAGCAAACAGCCTACAAGATTGACCATCAGCCAAAG GCGGCCCAGTATCTGCTTGACAAGAGTTCTGCACTGGATGAGGAGAGCATGTATGAAGCCTCGCTCAGAATCGAGCCTAAAGTGGCCAACTGA